In Nostoc sp. UHCC 0926, a single genomic region encodes these proteins:
- a CDS encoding DUF305 domain-containing protein yields the protein MHTAMERVQMTGDTDTEFAAMMIPHHQGAIASRGLIHS from the coding sequence ATGCACACTGCGATGGAACGTGTGCAAATGACTGGTGATACAGATACTGAGTTTGCGGCGATGATGATTCCACATCACCAAGGGGCGATCGCCTCACGAGGCCTTATTCACTCCTGA
- a CDS encoding PAS domain S-box protein: MMVKEPEKILMMRSWLLNYSVMILAVIAALLLTRLLVPVFDPSVFTLFYAAVAISAWYGGMGLGVVAIALSITTVVYFLIEPVYSFDFFSLNVLVRLTTFSLVSFLITALSSELRTARLSAETSLKLLQNSEMRFSRLAESNIIGVILTEIKNGSIIEANDAFLKMVGYTREDLSANQMKWREITPPEYLQLSEYSVEELRTTGVCKPFEKEYIRKDGDRIPVLLGSVLVGDTQETVIGFVVDLSERKQAEAALQQANQRNTRTLENMSDAFITLDRDWRIIYQNAEAERINGKLRTEVIGKSHWEEWSASVGTNVERQYRRAMAEQIPIHFQHHYYFPSKYDLWLEIHVYPCEDGLNIFFRDISDRKQAEKAVQASDERLRSFVKANIVGILFGDVNGSITEANDEFLRIVGYTQEDIQAGRLCWTDITPPEYQYLDELAIAEATAKGTCTPYEKECIRKDGSSVPVVVGYSLLGESRHKSVAFILDISDLKQAKKALSQSQEQFQAFMDNIPAAAWITNADGRVLYLSPTYLNTFDLATNKAINKNIFDLYPAEIAQPLLDNIRMVAETNQVVETIESTPRTDGTLGEFLVYKFPIADPSGQRLVGGVAVDITERERALRERQLAELALQERSERLKLLSETTSDLLSTERPLDLMNSLFSKLSAQMDLHFYFHYLIDTHENKQKFRLVAWNGITDEVFQTIEYLEFNQGMCGLVAQERHQIIVNDVLHSSHPNAQILHPFGITAYAGQPLIAQGKLLGVLSFASRTRTHFTSGEIALLQATSDQVAVALERAQLMASLQQQKEQLVQANRIKDEFLAVLSHELRTPLNPILGWSKLLQTKKYDQATTTRALETIERNAKLQTQLIEDLLDVSRILQGKLSLNIAPVNLESAIAAAIETVRLAAEAKLIQINTVLEPNIGQVTGDSGRLQQVIWNLLFNAIKFTPQGGQVEISLQSLGSQAQLRVSDTGKGISPDFLPYVFDYFRQADGATTRKFGGLGLGLAIVRHIVELHGGTVQAESLGEEQGATFTVLLPLIKIYLNSHESEQQPNDLPDLNGVKVLLVDDERDTRELIAFILEQSGAVVTQAASAVEALQVMPQFQPNLLLSDIGMPEVDGYMLIRQIRAMSPEMGGTIPAIALTAYAAEVDYQQAIAAGFEQHITKPVEPAKLIRAIANLIYGNFCYL, translated from the coding sequence ATGATGGTGAAAGAACCGGAAAAGATTTTGATGATGCGCTCTTGGTTACTAAACTATAGTGTGATGATTCTGGCAGTCATAGCGGCGCTGCTGCTGACGCGACTGTTGGTGCCAGTCTTCGATCCGAGCGTATTTACATTATTTTATGCTGCCGTGGCAATCAGTGCCTGGTATGGCGGCATGGGACTTGGAGTAGTGGCGATCGCTCTATCTATTACAACTGTTGTTTATTTTTTGATCGAGCCAGTCTACTCGTTCGATTTCTTCAGCCTGAACGTCTTGGTACGATTAACCACATTCTCACTAGTATCCTTCTTAATTACTGCCCTCTCTTCAGAGTTGCGAACTGCTAGACTTTCGGCAGAGACAAGCCTGAAATTGTTGCAAAATAGCGAAATGCGGTTTAGCCGACTAGCAGAATCCAACATCATTGGAGTCATCCTAACTGAGATAAAAAATGGCTCGATCATCGAAGCCAATGATGCTTTTCTGAAGATGGTAGGCTATACGCGAGAAGATTTGTCCGCTAACCAAATGAAATGGCGCGAGATCACCCCACCTGAGTATCTTCAATTGAGTGAGTATTCAGTGGAAGAACTTAGAACTACCGGAGTATGTAAACCCTTTGAAAAGGAATACATTCGTAAAGATGGCGATCGCATTCCCGTTTTGCTCGGTTCTGTGCTTGTGGGAGATACTCAAGAAACAGTCATTGGCTTCGTTGTTGATTTGAGCGAACGCAAACAAGCAGAAGCGGCATTACAGCAAGCCAATCAGCGGAATACACGCACTCTGGAAAACATGAGTGATGCATTTATTACTTTAGACCGGGACTGGCGAATCATCTACCAAAATGCTGAAGCAGAGCGAATTAACGGCAAACTGCGGACAGAAGTTATCGGTAAGTCGCACTGGGAGGAGTGGTCTGCATCAGTAGGCACTAATGTAGAACGCCAATACCGACGGGCGATGGCAGAACAGATTCCGATTCACTTCCAGCATCACTACTACTTCCCGTCCAAGTATGACCTGTGGCTGGAGATTCACGTCTACCCTTGTGAGGATGGTCTTAACATTTTCTTCCGTGACATCAGCGATCGCAAGCAAGCAGAGAAGGCAGTCCAAGCAAGTGATGAACGCCTCAGGAGTTTTGTCAAAGCGAATATAGTTGGCATTCTCTTTGGTGATGTGAATGGTAGCATCACTGAAGCTAATGACGAGTTCTTGCGAATTGTGGGCTATACCCAGGAAGATATCCAGGCTGGCAGACTATGCTGGACTGATATCACGCCCCCTGAGTACCAATATTTAGATGAACTGGCTATTGCCGAAGCAACAGCGAAGGGAACCTGTACTCCCTATGAGAAAGAGTGCATTCGCAAGGATGGTTCGAGTGTCCCAGTTGTAGTTGGCTACTCCCTTTTAGGAGAATCTCGGCACAAATCAGTTGCATTCATTCTCGATATTAGTGATCTCAAACAAGCTAAAAAAGCGCTGAGTCAGAGTCAAGAGCAATTTCAAGCTTTTATGGACAATATTCCAGCCGCCGCATGGATTACGAATGCAGACGGACGTGTACTTTACCTCAGTCCAACTTATCTGAACACATTTGATTTAGCAACAAATAAGGCGATTAATAAAAATATTTTTGACCTATACCCAGCCGAAATCGCTCAACCCCTGCTTGATAACATTAGAATGGTTGCCGAGACAAATCAGGTTGTTGAAACGATTGAGTCTACGCCACGCACAGATGGCACCCTCGGCGAATTTTTAGTATATAAGTTTCCCATTGCCGATCCATCTGGGCAACGCCTGGTAGGAGGGGTTGCAGTTGACATCACCGAACGCGAACGCGCCCTTCGTGAACGCCAGCTTGCTGAACTTGCCCTGCAAGAGCGCAGTGAACGACTCAAACTGCTTTCTGAAACAACCAGTGATTTGCTTTCAACCGAGCGCCCCTTGGATCTAATGAACAGCTTGTTCAGCAAACTCTCGGCGCAGATGGATTTGCATTTTTACTTCCACTATCTAATCGATACACATGAAAATAAACAGAAATTTCGGTTAGTAGCTTGGAACGGCATTACTGATGAAGTATTTCAAACAATTGAATACCTAGAATTTAATCAAGGGATGTGCGGACTAGTGGCGCAAGAACGCCATCAAATTATCGTCAATGATGTGCTGCACTCTAGCCATCCAAATGCCCAAATCCTTCATCCTTTTGGAATCACAGCCTATGCTGGTCAACCGTTAATTGCTCAGGGAAAGCTGCTTGGTGTCCTCTCCTTTGCCAGCCGCACCCGTACCCACTTCACTTCTGGGGAAATTGCCCTGCTGCAAGCAACCTCCGATCAGGTGGCGGTTGCTCTGGAACGCGCTCAGTTGATGGCTTCGTTACAGCAGCAAAAAGAGCAGTTAGTCCAAGCTAACCGGATCAAAGATGAATTTTTGGCGGTTCTTTCCCACGAACTTCGCACGCCGCTAAACCCGATCCTGGGATGGTCGAAGTTACTGCAAACTAAAAAGTATGATCAAGCAACCACCACTCGCGCCCTCGAAACTATTGAGCGCAATGCCAAGCTTCAGACGCAATTAATTGAAGATTTGCTGGATGTCTCTCGCATTTTGCAAGGTAAACTTAGCCTAAATATTGCTCCTGTGAATCTGGAAAGTGCGATCGCAGCAGCAATAGAAACTGTACGTTTAGCGGCTGAAGCCAAATTGATTCAGATTAACACTGTCCTTGAACCAAACATCGGCCAAGTAACTGGTGATTCAGGTCGCTTGCAGCAAGTTATCTGGAATCTACTTTTTAATGCGATTAAGTTTACACCCCAAGGTGGACAGGTAGAAATCAGTTTACAGTCACTTGGTTCTCAGGCTCAACTTCGAGTTAGTGATACAGGTAAGGGGATTAGCCCAGATTTTTTACCCTATGTATTTGACTACTTTCGACAAGCTGATGGTGCAACTACCAGGAAATTCGGCGGACTGGGATTAGGATTAGCTATTGTTCGTCACATTGTAGAGTTACATGGGGGCACAGTTCAGGCAGAAAGTTTGGGCGAAGAACAGGGAGCAACCTTTACAGTCCTGCTACCGCTGATCAAGATTTATCTAAATAGCCACGAGAGTGAGCAACAACCTAATGATTTGCCTGATCTAAATGGGGTAAAAGTTCTGCTTGTGGATGATGAGCGTGATACGCGAGAGTTAATTGCTTTCATTCTGGAGCAGTCTGGTGCGGTAGTAACTCAGGCAGCATCGGCTGTGGAAGCACTACAAGTCATGCCTCAGTTCCAGCCAAATCTGCTCTTAAGCGACATTGGAATGCCGGAAGTAGACGGCTATATGCTGATACGTCAAATCAGAGCCATGTCACCAGAGATGGGAGGGACAATTCCAGCGATCGCTCTCACAGCTTACGCAGCTGAGGTTGATTATCAACAAGCAATTGCTGCCGGATTTGAGCAGCATATCACCAAACCAGTAGAGCCTGCTAAATTAATTCGAGCGATCGCAAACCTGATTTACGGAAATTTTTGCTATCTATAA
- a CDS encoding helix-turn-helix domain-containing protein codes for MTVQILPQVRDKWRDNCLNLPIMELGKLLKISDFIRELRQQLNLSQEKFAAKLGVSLRTVNRWENRSTVPSQMGLKLIEEMLQKMGESGKRLLDEYLLIAEQREDS; via the coding sequence ATGACTGTTCAAATTCTTCCTCAAGTTCGAGACAAATGGCGAGACAACTGTCTTAATCTTCCTATTATGGAACTAGGAAAGCTATTAAAAATTTCAGATTTCATCCGTGAACTTCGGCAGCAACTCAATCTCTCTCAGGAAAAGTTTGCAGCTAAGTTGGGAGTTTCCCTGCGAACAGTCAATCGCTGGGAGAACCGATCTACAGTGCCTTCACAGATGGGACTAAAACTAATTGAAGAAATGTTACAGAAGATGGGCGAATCAGGCAAAAGACTACTGGACGAGTATCTCCTAATAGCAGAGCAGCGAGAGGACTCCTAA
- a CDS encoding 1-acyl-sn-glycerol-3-phosphate acyltransferase, with protein sequence MINQHSENLLNTQLENTPGEGYIFSWFDWFCLWYPPGWLILFNRHWQHYHTDSDGWNWLEYGLFLIPGGFYLALLSRWLRLGFRSPQKEVGEFDPKYQQAFGEEVLGPIVKYYFQGELQQVENLPQTGPLIVAMNHAGMCFPWDFLTLGYLLSEARGWVVQPVASPVLFEHPWVICCLPPKWSQVLGGVRAELDYFEAAIAQDKILLYAPEGIRGPLKGWKRRYQLEKFDVSFIKLSDRYQIPILPVVCIGSESLHPWTVNLEKLQRLVKLPFLPFSPLMFVLLLFPSMGIWAMRTRLRYFIQPLEPAELHNYSNKERTVAYRQAQQLREKVQNKINHLLR encoded by the coding sequence TTGATTAATCAACACTCCGAAAACCTCCTCAACACTCAACTGGAAAATACACCAGGTGAAGGCTATATATTTAGCTGGTTTGATTGGTTTTGTCTTTGGTATCCTCCAGGCTGGCTAATTTTATTCAACCGCCATTGGCAACACTATCACACCGATTCAGATGGTTGGAATTGGCTGGAATATGGATTATTTTTAATTCCTGGCGGATTTTATCTGGCGTTGCTAAGTCGTTGGTTGCGTCTTGGTTTTCGTTCACCCCAAAAAGAAGTTGGTGAATTTGATCCCAAATATCAACAAGCTTTTGGTGAAGAAGTTCTTGGCCCCATCGTTAAATACTATTTTCAGGGAGAATTGCAACAAGTCGAAAACTTGCCGCAAACAGGGCCATTAATTGTGGCAATGAATCACGCAGGGATGTGTTTTCCTTGGGATTTTTTGACTTTGGGTTATTTATTAAGTGAAGCTAGAGGATGGGTGGTACAACCCGTAGCAAGTCCAGTATTATTTGAGCATCCTTGGGTGATTTGCTGCTTACCACCTAAATGGTCACAGGTTTTGGGTGGTGTGCGAGCCGAATTAGATTATTTTGAGGCAGCTATCGCCCAAGATAAAATTCTCTTATATGCACCCGAAGGTATCCGCGGTCCTCTGAAAGGTTGGAAAAGACGCTATCAACTAGAAAAGTTTGATGTGAGTTTTATTAAGTTGAGCGATCGCTATCAAATTCCCATTCTCCCAGTAGTTTGCATCGGCAGTGAATCTTTACATCCTTGGACTGTTAATTTAGAGAAATTGCAACGACTAGTCAAATTACCCTTCTTGCCTTTCTCGCCTTTGATGTTTGTCTTACTTCTGTTTCCTTCAATGGGAATTTGGGCAATGAGAACTCGCCTACGTTACTTTATTCAGCCTCTGGAACCAGCAGAATTGCACAACTATTCAAACAAAGAGCGTACAGTAGCTTATCGGCAGGCACAACAATTACGCGAAAAAGTGCAAAATAAAATTAATCACTTATTGAGATAA
- a CDS encoding transketolase yields MTTQEQLDQWHELAQQLRIDSIRATTVAGSGHPTSSMSAADLMAVLLSKYLRYDFDNPHNPNNDHFLLSKGHAAPLLYAMYKAAGAITDEELLSLRQFGSRLQGHPTPVLPWVDVATGSLGQGLPIGVGVALAGKYLDQLPYHVWVLLGDSETAEGSVWEAFDHASHSKLNNLIAIIDVNRLGQRGETELGWNTQAYAARARGFGWHAIEIDGHNLTEIDQAFSAALSINDRPTVIIARTKKGKGVAAVEDIGGWHGKAFKPDQEKEAIAELGGERHMIIEVNKPEAQSQPAATGNAQPLQLPTYEKGAKVATRKAYGDALVALGAAQPDVVVLDGEVSNSTYAEDFAKAYPERYFEMYIAEQQLIAAAVGLQVRKYKPFASSFAAFLSRGYDFVRMAAISRANIKLVGSHAGISIGQDGPSQMALEDLAAFRAVWSSTVLYPSDGNQTAKLVAQMSDRNGIVYLRTTRESTPVIYGSDEEFPIGGSKVIRSSERDQATVIAAGITLHEALKASDRLKNEGITVRIIDAYSVKPIDVETLHQAARDTKGNLVVVEDHWMEGGLGAAVLDAFAGTSSIPTYNGPQLRLIKLAVLDMPGSGTPEELLHAAKIDADAIVEAVKSQVRQPVGV; encoded by the coding sequence ATGACCACACAGGAACAACTAGACCAATGGCATGAACTAGCACAACAGTTGCGTATCGATAGTATTCGCGCTACAACCGTTGCTGGTTCAGGTCATCCTACCTCGTCCATGTCAGCCGCTGATCTGATGGCGGTTTTACTCTCCAAATATCTCCGCTACGACTTTGATAATCCACATAACCCTAATAACGATCACTTCCTTCTCTCTAAAGGACACGCTGCACCTCTGCTCTATGCCATGTATAAAGCAGCGGGGGCAATTACTGATGAGGAGTTATTATCGCTACGGCAATTTGGTAGTCGTCTACAAGGACATCCCACACCAGTTTTACCTTGGGTTGATGTGGCAACTGGCTCATTGGGACAAGGATTACCAATTGGTGTGGGGGTGGCTTTAGCAGGTAAATATCTAGATCAACTTCCATACCATGTCTGGGTATTACTGGGTGATAGCGAAACAGCTGAGGGGTCAGTATGGGAGGCTTTTGATCATGCCTCACACTCCAAACTAAACAATCTGATCGCCATAATCGATGTCAATCGACTAGGGCAACGCGGTGAGACTGAACTGGGTTGGAACACACAAGCATATGCAGCGCGTGCTAGAGGCTTTGGCTGGCACGCAATTGAAATTGATGGTCACAACTTGACAGAGATTGACCAAGCCTTTAGCGCCGCTTTGAGCATCAACGATCGCCCCACGGTAATTATCGCCCGTACAAAGAAAGGCAAAGGTGTGGCTGCTGTGGAAGATATAGGTGGTTGGCATGGTAAAGCATTCAAACCCGACCAAGAGAAAGAGGCGATCGCAGAGTTAGGTGGTGAACGCCACATGATAATTGAAGTCAACAAACCCGAAGCACAAAGCCAACCTGCTGCAACAGGGAATGCTCAACCCCTGCAACTTCCCACTTATGAAAAAGGTGCAAAGGTCGCAACACGTAAAGCATATGGTGACGCTTTAGTTGCATTGGGAGCCGCTCAACCCGATGTAGTTGTCCTTGATGGCGAGGTGAGTAATTCCACTTATGCCGAAGATTTTGCCAAAGCCTATCCTGAGCGCTACTTTGAGATGTACATTGCTGAACAACAACTGATTGCAGCAGCGGTGGGTTTGCAGGTGCGAAAATACAAACCCTTTGCTTCCAGCTTCGCAGCTTTCTTGAGTAGAGGTTACGACTTTGTACGGATGGCGGCTATCTCTCGTGCCAACATTAAATTAGTGGGTTCCCATGCTGGGATATCCATAGGTCAGGATGGCCCTTCACAGATGGCACTGGAGGACTTAGCAGCCTTCCGGGCGGTGTGGAGTAGTACTGTACTTTATCCCAGTGATGGCAATCAGACGGCTAAACTAGTGGCGCAAATGAGCGATCGCAATGGCATTGTTTACCTCCGTACCACCAGGGAAAGCACACCTGTAATCTATGGCTCTGATGAAGAATTCCCCATTGGTGGTAGCAAAGTAATCCGTAGCTCTGAGCGAGATCAAGCCACAGTGATTGCGGCTGGTATTACTTTACATGAAGCACTTAAGGCTAGCGATCGTTTAAAAAACGAAGGGATCACGGTGCGGATCATAGATGCCTACTCCGTCAAACCTATTGATGTAGAAACACTTCATCAAGCTGCACGCGATACCAAGGGGAATTTAGTCGTGGTTGAAGACCACTGGATGGAAGGCGGACTAGGTGCGGCTGTGCTTGATGCCTTTGCTGGTACTAGTAGTATTCCTACTTACAATGGGCCTCAACTGCGGCTAATTAAGTTGGCAGTGCTTGATATGCCAGGTTCTGGCACCCCAGAAGAACTACTCCATGCTGCCAAAATTGACGCCGATGCCATTGTTGAAGCGGTGAAATCGCAAGTCAGACAGCCAGTAGGGGTATAA
- a CDS encoding GNAT family N-acetyltransferase — protein MSLITFLMRLRIYEIADAKEIMKLLYDTVHEVNIHDYTEEQVDAWAPANMDIDVWIKGLESKFTYVAEEQGKIIGFGELEANGHIDRFYCHQDFQRKGIGKKILEQLESKAKVLGIEKLFTEASITAKPFFER, from the coding sequence TTGTCATTAATTACCTTCCTGATGAGATTAAGAATATATGAAATAGCTGATGCCAAAGAAATTATGAAATTGTTATACGACACTGTTCATGAGGTGAATATTCATGATTACACAGAAGAACAAGTAGATGCTTGGGCACCAGCAAATATGGATATTGACGTTTGGATTAAAGGTTTAGAAAGTAAGTTTACTTATGTAGCAGAGGAACAGGGCAAAATTATTGGTTTTGGGGAATTAGAGGCTAATGGCCATATTGACCGTTTTTACTGTCATCAAGATTTTCAAAGAAAAGGGATTGGTAAGAAAATCTTAGAACAGCTTGAATCAAAAGCAAAGGTTTTAGGAATTGAAAAGTTATTTACAGAAGCCAGTATTACAGCTAAACCTTTTTTTGAAAGGTAA
- a CDS encoding DUF6464 family protein has translation MLKTLLVIAVGFLPSLFSLWMIRKNFVRSRLRMRQAAMNFPMVRGRHNIRPVEGDRYYLEGVGYLIGDISCKFNARSGYIRCAVNPDGPCNVCLHYEPKGSAGSEKKT, from the coding sequence GTGTTAAAGACACTTTTAGTGATTGCCGTTGGTTTTTTACCGTCCCTGTTTTCCCTGTGGATGATCCGCAAAAACTTTGTGCGATCGCGCTTACGGATGAGGCAAGCAGCGATGAATTTTCCAATGGTGCGGGGACGGCACAACATTAGACCTGTTGAAGGCGATCGCTATTATTTAGAAGGGGTGGGTTATCTGATTGGCGATATCAGCTGCAAATTTAATGCCCGATCTGGCTATATCCGCTGTGCTGTCAATCCCGACGGGCCATGTAACGTTTGCCTTCACTACGAACCTAAGGGATCAGCTGGTAGTGAAAAAAAGACTTAA
- a CDS encoding Dabb family protein, producing MPLIQHIVLLKFQPQTPAEKIADIFRHLQEITKLIPGITYFTGGTYSSNEGLNQGYTHGFLMTFETAAARDAYLPDPIHEKVKVEILSCIDDVIAFDLEG from the coding sequence ATGCCTCTAATTCAACATATAGTTTTGTTAAAATTTCAACCACAAACCCCTGCTGAAAAGATTGCAGATATATTTAGACATCTTCAAGAAATCACGAAATTGATTCCTGGTATCACCTACTTTACAGGTGGTACATATTCCAGCAACGAAGGCTTGAATCAGGGTTATACGCACGGATTTTTAATGACTTTTGAGACCGCTGCTGCCCGCGATGCCTATTTACCCGATCCTATTCATGAAAAAGTCAAAGTTGAAATCTTATCGTGTATTGATGATGTCATCGCATTTGATCTTGAAGGCTGA
- a CDS encoding ABC transporter substrate-binding protein: MNNAIVRTTALLSTCALLLTGCGGGTSTVTNSPNNSPNSTPNNTATNTAATTGTLSGAIPIGIAVAQTSNVALLGQEQVAGAKLAEKYFNSKGGVNGTPIKLVFQDTSGDEAGAINAFQTLINKDKVIGIVGPTLSQQAFSADPIGERAKVPILGPSNTAKNIPEIGDYIARVSAPVSIVAPNSVKAALKQNPQLKKVAVFYAQNDAFSKSETEIFQQTVKDQGLELVTVQKFQTSDTDFQSQATNAINLKPDLIIISGLAADGGNLVRQLRELGYKGLIVGGNGLNTSNLLTVCKALCDGVLIAQAYSPEHPGEINAAFHKAYTDEYKKEPPQFSAQAFAAVQVYVEALQALDKNSKVNKLQLPELRTQLNKQILVGTYNTPLGEIGFTPLGEVVQKDFYVAQIKMAKDGSQGKFTFLK; the protein is encoded by the coding sequence ATGAACAACGCGATCGTTCGGACAACAGCATTATTATCAACTTGCGCTTTGCTACTAACAGGCTGTGGTGGTGGCACTAGCACTGTGACAAATTCTCCAAATAATAGTCCAAATAGTACCCCAAATAACACTGCAACCAATACAGCAGCGACAACGGGTACATTGTCGGGTGCTATTCCCATCGGTATTGCCGTTGCCCAAACTAGCAATGTAGCATTACTAGGTCAAGAGCAAGTTGCTGGAGCCAAACTTGCCGAGAAGTATTTCAATAGTAAAGGTGGTGTTAATGGGACTCCAATTAAATTAGTGTTTCAAGATACTAGCGGTGATGAAGCAGGGGCAATTAATGCTTTTCAAACTTTAATTAACAAAGATAAAGTTATTGGGATTGTGGGACCAACTTTGTCACAGCAAGCTTTTAGTGCTGATCCGATTGGCGAACGGGCAAAAGTACCAATTCTTGGGCCATCGAATACTGCTAAAAACATTCCCGAAATTGGAGATTACATTGCTCGTGTTTCTGCACCAGTTTCCATCGTCGCGCCTAATTCGGTGAAGGCTGCACTTAAGCAAAACCCCCAACTGAAAAAAGTCGCAGTTTTCTATGCTCAAAATGATGCATTTAGCAAGTCAGAAACAGAAATTTTTCAGCAAACAGTTAAGGATCAAGGGCTGGAATTGGTAACAGTGCAAAAGTTCCAAACCAGTGATACAGATTTTCAAAGCCAAGCTACCAATGCAATTAATCTCAAACCAGATTTAATCATTATTTCTGGTTTGGCTGCTGATGGTGGTAATTTAGTGCGACAATTGCGGGAACTGGGTTATAAAGGCTTAATTGTTGGTGGAAATGGTCTAAACACATCGAATCTATTGACAGTTTGTAAGGCACTTTGTGATGGCGTATTGATTGCTCAAGCCTACAGTCCAGAACATCCAGGTGAAATTAACGCAGCATTTCATAAAGCCTATACTGACGAATACAAAAAAGAACCACCCCAATTTAGCGCTCAAGCTTTTGCAGCAGTGCAGGTTTATGTCGAAGCACTCCAAGCTTTAGATAAAAATAGCAAAGTTAACAAATTACAGCTACCAGAATTGCGGACGCAATTAAACAAACAGATACTTGTTGGAACATACAATACACCACTGGGTGAAATTGGTTTTACTCCTCTAGGTGAAGTTGTTCAAAAAGATTTCTATGTCGCCCAAATAAAAATGGCAAAAGACGGGAGTCAAGGTAAATTCACATTCCTAAAATAG
- a CDS encoding branched-chain amino acid ABC transporter permease, whose protein sequence is MNINIFLQQLLNGLSIGSVYAIFALGYTLVYSILGIINLAHGAIFTLGAYFTYALMGGNFGFNGLLANAALPIKLPFAISLILGSTLAGLVGVVMERIAFQPLRRRGSDPLLTVVSSLGVAVVIVNLIQYLVGAESYTYPANTYGNLPPAINFGSSENPIPIRSVQVVIFTVSVVIVAILTYFINRTKYGKAMQAIAEDATTASLLGINSDRFIILTFFISSFLAGLAGTLVASSVSIAGPYFGIAFGLRGLAVIVLGGLGSIPGAVLGGLVIGLVEAFVPAEFSGYKDAVAFGILFIMLLVRPQGLLGRRFIQKV, encoded by the coding sequence ATGAATATCAATATATTTTTACAGCAATTATTAAATGGTTTATCCATCGGCAGCGTCTATGCAATTTTTGCCTTAGGATATACCTTGGTTTATTCTATTTTGGGCATCATTAATTTAGCTCATGGTGCGATTTTTACCTTGGGTGCATATTTCACTTATGCACTCATGGGTGGTAACTTTGGATTTAACGGCTTGTTGGCTAATGCAGCCCTGCCAATAAAATTACCATTTGCTATATCCTTGATTTTAGGAAGTACCCTGGCGGGATTGGTAGGGGTAGTTATGGAACGTATTGCTTTTCAACCTTTGCGCCGTCGAGGATCTGACCCTTTACTAACTGTTGTTTCCAGTTTAGGGGTAGCAGTGGTAATTGTGAATTTAATCCAGTATTTAGTAGGCGCAGAAAGTTACACATATCCCGCTAATACTTACGGAAATTTGCCACCTGCTATTAACTTTGGTAGTTCAGAAAACCCAATTCCTATTCGCAGTGTTCAGGTGGTAATTTTTACTGTATCAGTTGTGATTGTGGCAATTCTTACCTATTTTATCAATCGAACTAAATATGGTAAGGCAATGCAGGCGATCGCAGAAGATGCAACTACAGCTAGTTTGTTAGGAATTAATAGCGATCGCTTTATCATCCTAACATTCTTTATCAGCAGTTTTTTAGCAGGATTAGCAGGAACTTTAGTCGCCTCTAGTGTTAGTATTGCTGGGCCATATTTCGGCATTGCTTTTGGATTGCGGGGTTTAGCGGTAATTGTCTTAGGTGGTTTGGGTAGTATTCCTGGTGCAGTGTTGGGAGGCTTGGTAATTGGATTAGTGGAGGCATTTGTTCCTGCTGAATTCTCTGGATATAAAGACGCAGTAGCCTTTGGAATTTTGTTTATCATGCTATTAGTTAGACCCCAAGGTTTACTAGGACGGCGGTTTATTCAGAAAGTTTAA